One Coffea eugenioides isolate CCC68of chromosome 2, Ceug_1.0, whole genome shotgun sequence genomic window, GCTTTGGACGGCAAACTCAATTAATTTATTATTCATTTCTCAAACTCATGCATGCTAATTCATATAGCATGAAGTAGTACATGTATATGCAGCTGAAGCAAGGTGGTCCAGAACGACTAAAGACTAAGATTAAGAATTGAATactctttcttttttgataaatattatttgcactttcattatttattttatcatataatctaataaataaaatatatataattaaaatgaTAATCTGAttaataaaaatgagagtgcaactatgacttttctttctttcttttttttttaattgaatacTCAATAgcaggaagaaagaaaaaagaaaaactacaaAGTTGCAATCAAAATTCATCCTGCAATTACAATTGCAAAAATACTAAACCTATTAAATGATGACACACAAGTACACAAATGCAGCTCAGTTTGATTCTACATATAGGTGTAGTGGAAGTGGAAGTTAACTACAGTCTACATAGGttttgggaaaagaaaagatatgATATATTTGTTATGGATATCAACTTAGTAtctatacacatatataagaaGCAGTTGGAGTTTACTCTTTGGCGTACTTTTCGGCTTGCATTTTCATCTGCTTTGTTGgtgagaaaaaatataaaatgtagAGATATGTATGTTATTATGCAGAGGGAAGCACCATTTGTTCCTTTGttctagaaaattcatcatatCATATAGATAGACGGTAGTTTCATGCCATAATCCATTAATATCCTAGGGAGATGTATCTTATTATGCAGAGGGAACCatcattttttcctttgctcCAGAAAATTCATACAGATAGACGGTAGTTTCCTGTCATAAGCCATTAATATTCTTGTTTTACCGGACTACAGCAATACATCAATCAAAAATATAATGACCTTATTGCTCTTCCACATGCTTGCTTTTTGTGCAACCAAAGGATCATAGTCATGGATACAATTGTACATTTGATACCTTTAAAATTCCATTTGTGCCGCCACATTGTTTTTGTGCATTTCAGGTGGAGCTTTAGTTTTGTGACGTTTGGTTTTTGTTTGTACGAAAGAAGATAACCCATTGAAATCCTTATTTGACCGGCCTACAGCAATACAACAATCACAGTATATAATGACTGTATTGTCCTTTGAGATGCTTGTTTTCTTTGCAACCAATGCATCACAGTCACGGGTATAATTGTACATCTGATATCTTTAATCCCATTTCTGCCGCCACTTTGTGTTTGTACGTTGCCGCTCAAGCTATAGTTCTTCGAGGTTCTGTTGAAACAATATAAACGTTGTTTGTGGTTTCTTTGTTCTccatcttgcattttttttatcatcttccattttcttctttGCAGCTCTTAAACAAtatgcattttctttcttttgtcggCTTCTAGCTTCATTTGCTACTTTTTATCCCTGCGATTTCGTTTAGTACTTCTTATCCCAGCAAAGTTTATCGTTCCTGCTTCTTATCTCTGCAACTTCATTAACTGCTTCTTATCCGTGGGAGTCTTCTCACCAATTTCAGGTTCGGTTCTGTGCTTTCTTATTAATATCGCCGCTCTTTTATCGTTTGTTAGGAGTGTCGTTATATAGTTTTTGTGCGCATGTTTCTTTTCGTTGTTCTGCTGTTTATTGAATGTCTTATTGGTTTTGAATTGCTAAATGTTGCACTTTTGTTTATTGGCTATCTGATTGTTGTTGTCTAATAAAATGAGCTTGTCCAAGTTTGTTGTTGATTCTTCTGATTCAATAACTGAAAGAAAGAACCAACGTAATAAAAAACTAAGAGAACAATACACTGCACTCTCTCCTCAAGAAAAGGAGATTCGCTTGGCCAAACAAAGACTCAATTGTTTCCTTTTACAGTACAAGAAATTCAACAACAAGAGCAACAGGTAAGCATATACAAACTAAATACATTCTAACCTGCTATTATTACACAAACACCTACATATACCTTACACTGATAAAAACATGTGATTCTCTTTACGTTGTAGAACGCACTAAATTATCAAGCAATAGAAGACAGTGTCAGCAACAACATAATAGTCTGTTTTATCAAGAAGACTGCTTCGAACTATGCTCCAATAACCAACACAAAATACTCAGCCATCATAGTACACAAACTTCCCAATATCACCAACACTTCAGAAAGTAGCTCCAACGCAATTACTGGAGaaaaaaatacaacaaaaatACTCATCGACTCTCCACCACAACCAGAGACAACCGAAGTTGCACATATACCTGAATCTTCAGCAAATGTAGACAACAACCTCCTCACTGCACTCAAACTCACAGAGAGCCCCATCAAAAAACAACGCACCGACACCTATACAAAATAAGCTTAAAAACCTTTAATACTTTTGAAACTCTAAAAAGCTCTTAGAAGCTTTTGCTGTAAATATGTGTAATATGTGTGAATGATCCTATAAACTAAATATAGACAATAATCCAGATAAACCTGTCCTTTTAAAAACATCTGGAAAATTGTCTATCTAACAAATGCAATCCAGCGGCCTTTTGCAAAATATACTTCTCACTCAGCTCCTCAACACagtaatatagaaaaaaaaattccctcgACGCCCGCGCATTGTGCGGGGACCACACCTAGTATATAGTATATGACACATACATATGTGCACATATATGACACATATATAGCATGAGCCCAAAAGCCTTTTCGCTCATACTTCTTTACCCCATATAATAATTTTTACTTTGTTTCAGCCGTTCGTCGAGCAAATTCAAGATCCAAGATTTTGCTGCAAAAGTTTTCATCGAGCAATAATGTAATGCTTGTCCCTCCTCAAACAAAATATGGGACCTCCACCATCAGTTATCATTTTAGCTTCTTATATTATATAGTGCTAGCTTAAGATGCATTTTTCCAATATACATGAATTGATAATGTTCTTGTTTTTCTTGGgctcttttggttgattttatGGATGCTAGATCTCTTGAAAGTATTGCATGCCCTGGATTTTATTTGGCTATAAACAACGCTGGTGTTCTATACTCTAAATTTTGGTATCGTTTGTATGCGTATATAGATTTAAAAACAAAGTCCAGCTtttttcatgtaaatattaCACACACATATAACTATAAAAGTATGATTAAAGAAATAGAATACTGCTTCATAATCTTTTCGATAACATTTAAGAGCCTTTCAGATtactctttcattttttttttttgcttgattATTTCATCTTTAGAAGCTCAAACTCTCTCCTAAGGTTCTTAGACCACTACTAGATTTCTTTCTGCAAAGTAGTAATACCATTTCCTTTCAATCTTGATCTGAAAAAGCGTAGAATGTGGCAAGCGATGCTTAAAACGGGGAGGTCGGCTGCAAATACTCAAGATGTAGTAATACTATCCGAAATGATTAGGTAGTACATATATAATACGAATAATGAAGCTTAAGGTCCTTTCAAATAGACTAACGTAATTCAGCATGTTATCCCCAACAGAAATTCGTGGATTAGTAGTCCTATCATGTATTTCCGTGAGCCTGGAGCAAACAACATCCCTAAATCGAATTACTTTTTTAATTAAGGTTAATCGAATTAATTTAAGATAGACCTTTTTTTGGATAAAACatcataatttcattaaaatctgCACTAATGACAAAAATTACATCATCAAACATACATAGATATCAAataataaatttgaaaaatgaacaGAGAATACTACAAATTTGAAGAACATATAAAAATTACACTACAaagttatattttaaaaaatgagataaaataatTGTAACCCCATGAACACATTTGTGCATGTTTTCAATCGCTAGATTTACTGATTAACTGATTCAAGTTCAGATAGTATGGTGAGATTTGCCGAATAGATCTAAAAAATTCTAGATCTAATaatcaaaatctaaaaaaattcatatctaataaaagaaaaacgaaaaaaTTACCTAAAACTCTCGCTATGAAACTCTAGAATAGACTTTACTCACacaattggaaaaaaaaaactagggaAAGGACTCTTTTAATGgagaaagataaaaaaaatctgatttctCTCTCATAATTTAAGATAGAGCTAAACTATGGCGTTAGCTTTAGATCTTTTCTCATGTAACCTTACATTTGATTTCCCTCATCAATTTTATCGCCCTAAATCTGCATCTTACACggtcaatgaatttttttcaatttcatccTTACCCTGCTATAATAATTAATAACAGTTACACCCAACTTGCACGTGACCTTGCCTTACCTCTATCAACTTGTATACTTCTTACTATAAAGGTGTTATAACTACAATCAGGATgctttttaaaaagaaaaaaaaaatcacaaccAAGAAATTCTTCAAATGGGAacattttgatatttttgtgTTAACGTAATTTATCTCCAAAGCTTAGAAATATATAGTATCGGTTTGCTCTTCAAATTAAATTGATATGGTCATTGAATTCTGTAATTATAGCATAATGCCATGTGAACAAATAGCAGGGAAAGCTGgtgcaagaaatttttttttttttttttgtgaacaCAGATGAGAACCTTAAAGTTTATCTCGGTAAGAAAATTAAAGATATTTTGTGAGAGTAGAATTTAATTACaaatttacaaatatatttgcttTTACCGTGGTTACTAGCTCTTTTGGCACAAGGGAAGAGAAACTGTTTTTACTGAAGGGTCTTCGCACTTCGTTTGATTGGAAACTTGGGAAACAAGAAGCAAAGATacaggaaaattggtttaagtatTGAAAATATTCATACGTTAGCAATCACAAggaatttatttaaaaaaaaaaaaaaagaaccctttgcaagaaaaatattttttaggaTTAAATTTTTATCCACTATcaatgtaatgaattttttacaCTAACAAGTGTAGATATATGTCACATATGTAGaaagtaaatttaaaatttaaaattaaattatgTGACATATATTTAGAGTCGCTCAAATATACAAACTAACGGCACATGATAAATTACTTTAACTTTTTAACCGTGCATAGTTTTTTTTGGTTTCGCATTTTTCAGAAATTAACGTTTTGGTCTTACAACCTCGCTGGTTTATGGTCACGGTCTAGGGCCTCGAAGTAGATAATTGGGCAATGTGGAATAATTAAATGGGTAGGGCTGGAAACTTTTGGCCCGCCAATAAAATGGGTTGAACGTGGATGCCAAGATTTGACCACTACAGCACTAGTCAACCTATAGGGGCTTGTATTATGTGgttgttttgatcattttatgCAGCTGTGAATTTAtttgcttgattttttttttcaacacagGAGTATCCTAATTTTGTCAGACTAATCTCCTTGTACTTATGCACCTTGCCCCCCAAAGATACACAAGCGGTAAAGAAGTGACTCGAACACACGATCTCGAGACCTAACTAGGCTACTCCGAGACAAAAGGAGAATTTATTTGCTTGAGTAGTGAATCAAAACATAATCCTTATTACACATTCATGCATGGCAAATTAAAGCTCCTATTACCTACAATCACTCTTGTatcttttccaaaaaaaaagaaaaacaatcaCTCTAATATTGTGATTCTTCTAAATGCTTATAATAAATCTTTTCAATCTtgctttcaaaaaattattgccaacattcttgtttttttttttgggaatgaTCAAAAATTTCATCGGAACGAACCTTCTTTCTGCTGGTGTAAGTGAATGAGAGCCCAAAATAATAGTGCATCACATTTTTACAGCTACAGGTAAAGGGATGTTACATTATTATGTTTTTCAGCTAGAAacccaaaagaagaagaagactaCCTAATGAAGTAAAATATTGGATGCAGATTCTCAAAAACCGGTTTCATATGCATTCCTACAAGTATTTAATCGTAGTTATGCATATATCTCAAACGTGGTGACACTAGCAATAAAGTCTCTCAAAAGCTTTAAATGTGGAGAGTAATTTGGACAAATCTGCCTTTTTTCTGATTGAGAAAAGTAACATGCTTAGCATTGTCTAGGGCATAAAACTCTTTAGAGTTAAGACTAATGGGTGGTAGATGATCACTTGAATACTTTATTTAAGGCAAATAGTGAATCTTTATTGATATACCAAGTGAAGTTACTCAAGCTGAAGTTTGCAATACAAGTGCAATCTGCATTGTAGCACAAAGTCGACCACctatctttattttttcttttttcagcaGGAAATTATGAGAAACTTGATACGTCAAAATATGTTGTTTTTTTCAAATATGTAATATACCacaaatcaagtcaaacaaaATTTCAAGTATGACTCGACTAGATACATTTACAGTCCAATTTTAAGTCATTAACACCCTATCAGAAACCTCAGTCTTGGATAAATTTAATGATTGGACTAATTGGTGCACATTGAACACTCGTTAAGAGGGAGGGGCTTCaggtgttaatttttttttgaaaaatgtagttaattagataaagtATCTAAATACAAAAGGTTGCATTAACTGTGTGTAGTAATATAGTAAGTTAGGTGTACTATATGTGTGTTAACGAGTACTCAATGGGTTAAGAAAAACATAAATTTAAAGCTTTAgcaacaaaagaattaaaacatcgATCGAGTTTGTAttcaaaaaatgtcaaaagaaaaaagtagagCTAGTAATTATATGGTGATTCAAACGACCTCTTTTTTCCACCAAATTAATAGCGTTATCATTTCCACATTATGCTCTATGGCAATAGGGTATACTTAATGGTGTCAGTAATTATGATCCGGACACAACCCTGAAACGGTGGAACCGGGTTGTTAAGTCAAGGATGATCACCACTTATGTGCATGCATAGTACTTATTTATTGGTGGCGGAAAGTATTTGCTTATTCTATGTACTTTGTGGCGGAAAAAAAAGCCGTTACTCCAATTCTACTACTCCCTCCGTTCTAAATTGGTTGTCGTATTTCGGAATTTTAAACTTTTAAAATTAGTGAATTGATAGTGATGTTagtaaatttatttttaaaattatccttaaaaattaaaatttagtgTAAAATAGAAATAAAGATGAAAATAATGGTTGGAAAAAGAGATCCAAaataattttgattttgaaagatgaaatatattttaaaatatttctaAATGAAAAGCGTCATATTTTCATGGAGCGGATGGAGTATGGTAGAAGTTCCTAAAATTTCTTAAACTATTTATAAATGGCAAGCACGCCAGGCCGTCCTTTGATTCCACTGCACGTCATAACCTCGTCCACTCATCGCATCTAATTCCGTACGATATCTATGGTTTTCTATGCAGACAATTTCTAGGTCTAGAATGACCATGCAGCTTCACAACTACTACACATGCCCTTTTCTACAAAATACTTAAAAATTTATAAGAGTTAAAATTATTCCATTACATGGTATTAGTAAAAACTTCTAAATCTTGTGTAATGTAAATACTATAGATGTTTAAATTATTCTAATTTTCCTTGCAATTTGGTTTATGATTAGATATCTTTGACGTTGCTCTGGACATTACCAAGTCATTTTTTCTTATCacacacaagaaaaaaaaaaaaaaaaaaaagagatacaAAACTGCACAAACACTAGAAATCACtttgaagaagaagattttCAACGTGCAACTTCCGTTCCTATAcataagatatatatatattgtaattTTTGTGTGAAATTCAACAAGAATTATTTCGCCTAGTTAAGTTCTACTATATTCACGAGGGCATAATAATCGTTTTGACTTGAGAATCCAGGAAGCAAGTTTTCCAACCTAACTCTCCTTGTAGACCAGATAATCCCATGCAGAAAAAGGGTTAAACAGTACTATGTTCGATCGAAAACTAGAAGATGATCAGAATAGTTGCATATATGCTCATAATATAAGAATTAAACCACTAGCTAGTCACAACATTTGTAgggttagaaaaaaaaaaaggatcagAGTAATTGACTACTTATATAACTATATATTTGAGAGAAAAAGGTCATTCTAATATTGCAGTCTCAATTGAAAAGTGAAAGAATTTCCGATGAAAGACATAGCAAACCAGCACATCTACTTAGCCATACGCCAAAGTAGCCAGTGCAAGCTTTTACTGATACATGGCTGCACTGGAAATTCATGTATTGGTGTAAAGTAAATTGAGTGAGAACGAAAATTTCAGAGTCAAGAattcttcttcaacaaaatttatatatatgtgGTCAAAAGTAAGCAATCCTCATTTTACTTCACGGTAACACGTAATTTTCTTGGTCTGTTATCTACGTTATTCACAGGAGTCTTTGCGAAACTTTGCCATGTAAACACGTTTATATCTGTTTACTTTCTCGAAGTTACAAAGCTTTATGCATATAAGGTTAAAACCGGTAAAATCAAGTGGCCCGAATCCAACTAATGCCAAACCACAGCATGGAGACGGAGGACCACTCAGGTCCAAATTACGTTGCTGACCCTCCCACCCACTGTGTCtgtgtctgtgtgtgtgtgtgcaccTGTGCGTGCCTTTGTGTCAGATTGTGCGTCTGAGATGAGATGTGAGAATGCAGCAGTGGAGTGGATGGATAGAGGAGGAGATAAAAGCCAAATAGAAATACATAGTGCAACTCCGAACACTTTTACTAAGACACATCCACCCACCTGTATATGTATAAAGTATAAGCCTTCAGATCCAAGCATTTAGCCCAAAGTACTTCAATTGTGATGGCACATTGGCACCAAGACTAACAAAATTGACAAGATGTGATCATGGATGGGCAACTGAACAAATTAATAACCTCAAGCACCCCAAATTGAGCCAAGAAATtaatctctccctctcttgtatACCATTGTACCGACCCTTGCCCTTATATGAACTACATTAAACAACATAAAGTGGAACAActaataaaaaaggaaaaaaaaaaaaaagtggttcCCCATGAGAAGTTATCCCATTAGGACTCTATCATATGTATCTCAGTAACCCCAAACCCCAAAACCTAATACAAGATGCTAGTACATAATTAAAGAAATGGAAGTTCAATGCACATATATACATAATGAACATTAAAACAACTCACATTTGGACTAGAAATTGCAACCCCAAGTTAGATGTTCAAGGCATCCCTTCAAATCTGTGGCTTTTGGGAAGGAGGGCACTGCTTGAACTTGGGCAGATGAGACAAAAAGGATCCGAGGTTCCTCTCAGCGCAAATGGGATTCCGATGATCAACCCTTGAAGTTAAAACATGCAGGCTGAAGTTCATTTGCAGCTGACATGATCACTCCGATCCAATCTCCTCCCATCAGTTCTTCAATATTCAAGAACTTTgctttttctacttttttttcttctttatgcTCCTTTTGGTAATAAAACCACCATTTTTGACCAATGAGATTTACTAGAAAGAGAAAAACTAAAGGCTAACTACCTGAAAGACTGATTTACTAGAAATAATGAACAAGAGGGAGATCCGTCAAGGACAGGAATGGAGCAAGGCCATACGCTAGATCAAAGAAGGAACTGAAGACCCCACATTTGATGGATCAAGCCAGGCACCGACTCCAGTTGCATTCCACAAAAGCGAAGGATCAGAAGAGTTAATCTGATCAATGTGATTCTGATTACTAGCAACGCTCCAATCCAGCCTATGCTGGCCTTCCTCCATTTTCACATCTTTCACCACTACAGAATTTTCACCACTCCGCGGGGGATGCATTTGCATGTCTTCAAACCCTTCAAATCCCCCACCAAAGATCATTTTTTGTTGCTGAAGTGTAGAAGCTATGAGGGAAGCCATAGTTGAAGTAGTAGAAGTAGAAGTTGATCCAAAGATAGAATTACTATAACTTGAAAGAAGTGAATTTGAAGGGATAACACCAACATCTTGAATCTGCTtatttgaagaaattgaattgatCCCATTTCTATAATCACTCCCATTAACATCACTAGCAAGAGGTCCTGATGAAAACCCTAATCCAAGACCATTCATTTGAGGCTGAAGAAGATCATAACCGTTACTAGGGTTGAACCTGGCCGGATATGGAAAATTGAGCTCCGAAGGATGATGGTTGTTAGTAAGCAAGCTATAAAACAAAGGATTAATATGATTTCCTGCTGATGAACAAGATAGATCTATCTGGCCTGGTGGAACAACATGACTAGGGTTTGAAGTTGCAGTTTGAGCTGAAGTTGAAGTAGCCTCATTAGTAGAAGCTGGTCTTTTAACCCTCTTATTCTTCCGACATCCACCACCAACTGGAACATTTCTGAGAGTTCCACCCCTAGTCCAATAACGCTTACAAGCCTTACAAAAATGCCTTGGCTGAGACAAACTGTAATTGTTGTAGTAGCAAAATTTTGTGTTTGATGAATCGCATCTAGGACATTTGAGGGGTGGCTGTTGCTGTTGCTGCTGGTCTTGGCTAGGCTTCTCCATCATCTTGGCTGCTGTTGACTGATCCATCAACCCTTTCTCATCTATCATCTGATTCTGGACCAGAGAAAATCAAGATGAAgttaagattaaaaaaaaaaacaaacaaacaaacaaagagatcaggaaagaaaagaagattcAAAAGGGATGGCTTCAGTCTTTGGGGTTGAAATTAACAACACAAACATAGTATTCCCTtccaaaagctaagaaacaaAATGGGGTCATGCTTTGTCTAATAATTGAAAgggagaggagagaaagagaaatGAATAAGAAGCAACCTGTGGCTGCAGTGGCCATTCATTACTGGTTGATGAAGAGATGACTACCATCTTCTCACAGTTTCCTAGCATCTCTACTCACTGAGGAGCAAGGGAATCGTGTTGAAACAAGGAGTATGAAGACAAAATGCAGGTGGCGACGTGAAAGTATAGTAGTCGTGTGTTGACGGGGGGGTTGAAATATGGATGGAGAGAGAGAGTATTAGCAAGAAATTAACGTTAAAACGTTGTTGTTTAACTATAATTTCACGTGAAGGGTTTGGTCTAATTGAATCTTGAATAGATTTTTAGCAaagagaaaaagtgaaaatgaaagaatATACAATTGAGAGACATTCCTAGTAGAGGAACAGGACAGAGGGATAAAGGAGCATATTACAGATGAATCTTGAGAGgttcaagaaaaataacaattttcATGAAACCGGCATCCCCCAACAGGTCAGATCGCTGCTAGTACGTAAAATAATTACTTCATTCCTTAGTTAGATACAGATGGATAGGTATATAGAGAGAGATAGAGGGAATCCCTAGAGCTCATTACTCGAGGCGTTTGGCACAGCAAATCCCACTTCCACTTTGTCTATTTTTTTACTACGACTCAACAACGACCAGCATGACTATTCCAGACTAAAGCGAGTGTACACATATTTTATATGCCCTACACACCCATATATCCAGTAATTATCCTGTAGTGCACCCCTATATAAAATCCCACTTTATTTCCGTATCATGATCCGATATAATCTGTGAATTATGATGGGCTGTCGTTCAATGAAAATATAGCATGATTACCGGCCATTATATTTAAACTTGCTGATTAATTGACGTTGGCAGCACAATAATATGGACTCGAGTGAACTTCTCagcttattatttttttaaataagaatAGCTAGCGCGCTTGTGTCTGAATTGAGgattgtttgttttatttttcagaATACGTACGGTAAAAATTTCTACAATATGATATacgaagataaaaaaaaatattatgca contains:
- the LOC113761453 gene encoding dof zinc finger protein DOF1.4-like; translated protein: MLGNCEKMVVISSSTSNEWPLQPQNQMIDEKGLMDQSTAAKMMEKPSQDQQQQQQPPLKCPRCDSSNTKFCYYNNYSLSQPRHFCKACKRYWTRGGTLRNVPVGGGCRKNKRVKRPASTNEATSTSAQTATSNPSHVVPPGQIDLSCSSAGNHINPLFYSLLTNNHHPSELNFPYPARFNPSNGYDLLQPQMNGLGLGFSSGPLASDVNGSDYRNGINSISSNKQIQDVGVIPSNSLLSSYSNSIFGSTSTSTTSTMASLIASTLQQQKMIFGGGFEGFEDMQMHPPRSGENSVVVKDVKMEEGQHRLDWSVASNQNHIDQINSSDPSLLWNATGVGAWLDPSNVGSSVPSLI